The following proteins come from a genomic window of Mycolicibacterium rufum:
- a CDS encoding DUF3054 domain-containing protein yields MPRTRSRTPAALAADVVCVVVFCAIGRRSHAEGLTVAGVAETAWPFLTGTAVGWLLARAWRRPVALLPTGVVVWVSTVVIGMLLRKLTGQGTATSFIVVASLTTAALLLGWRAIARSFV; encoded by the coding sequence ATGCCGCGAACCCGTAGCCGCACGCCGGCGGCACTGGCCGCCGACGTGGTGTGCGTGGTGGTGTTCTGCGCGATCGGGCGGCGCAGTCACGCCGAGGGGCTGACCGTCGCCGGCGTGGCCGAGACGGCCTGGCCGTTCCTGACCGGAACGGCGGTGGGCTGGCTGCTCGCCCGGGCCTGGCGGCGCCCGGTGGCGTTGCTGCCGACGGGCGTGGTGGTGTGGGTCTCGACCGTCGTGATCGGGATGCTGCTGCGCAAGCTCACCGGGCAGGGCACCGCGACGAGCTTCATCGTGGTGGCGTCGCTGACCACTGCGGCGCTGCTGCTGGGATGGCGGGCGATCGCCCGATCATTCGTCTGA
- a CDS encoding HAMP domain-containing sensor histidine kinase, which yields MRLPRALRSASLRTRVAIASAAAAAAVVAAFTILTSLVLANNDAAQLDRRLDAIVDASVYPEQLSDPRRGVLQTGRSRSSGQVVYQRGFQLPALPPGTETVTVNGVEYRVRTLPVEQNGGVLMSIGIRADSILLNRARVPLYIAVGVVTVLIAAGLGWLLAGPAIRPLRKLTEHTKTLGKGSEQIPTVRGVREAEDLSEAMSAMLDRLAAAQRATTNSLQAAQDFAANAAHELRTPLTAMRADLDTLRIHDLPAEERAEVVADLSRAQRRVEGIITALGQLASGQLAQAEDREVIDVTDMLDRVARENMRVSRDVTIEVHAADDLGFLLGWPGGLRLAVDNLVRNAITHGRATRIVLAAHRRENLMTIVVDDNGRGLPVDEHLTVLGRFSRGSNAAPGGSGLGLALVAQQAALHGGTIELSDGPLGGLRATLTVSTAPAPQEDSDE from the coding sequence GTGAGACTGCCGCGGGCGCTGCGGTCCGCCTCGCTGCGGACGCGGGTCGCGATCGCGTCGGCGGCCGCGGCGGCCGCGGTGGTCGCGGCGTTCACCATCCTCACGTCCCTGGTGTTGGCCAACAACGATGCGGCGCAACTGGATCGGCGCCTCGACGCGATCGTCGACGCCAGCGTCTACCCCGAGCAGCTCTCCGACCCACGCCGCGGCGTGCTGCAGACCGGGCGGTCGCGCTCCTCCGGGCAGGTGGTGTACCAGCGCGGCTTCCAGCTGCCCGCGCTGCCGCCCGGCACCGAGACGGTGACGGTCAACGGGGTCGAGTACCGGGTGCGGACCCTGCCGGTCGAACAGAACGGCGGCGTGCTGATGTCGATCGGCATCCGCGCCGACAGCATCCTGCTCAACCGCGCCCGGGTGCCGCTCTACATCGCCGTCGGCGTGGTGACGGTGCTGATCGCCGCCGGCCTGGGCTGGCTGCTGGCCGGTCCGGCGATCCGCCCGCTGCGCAAGCTGACCGAACACACCAAGACACTCGGCAAGGGCTCCGAGCAGATCCCGACGGTGCGCGGCGTGCGGGAGGCCGAGGACCTGTCCGAGGCGATGAGCGCGATGCTCGACCGGCTCGCCGCCGCCCAGCGCGCCACCACCAACTCGCTGCAGGCCGCCCAGGACTTCGCCGCCAACGCCGCCCACGAGTTGCGCACCCCGTTGACCGCGATGCGTGCCGACCTGGACACGCTGCGCATCCACGATCTGCCCGCCGAGGAACGCGCCGAGGTGGTGGCCGACCTGTCGCGGGCCCAGCGCCGCGTCGAGGGCATCATCACCGCGCTGGGCCAGCTCGCGTCGGGACAGCTCGCGCAGGCCGAGGACCGCGAGGTCATCGACGTCACCGACATGCTGGACCGGGTGGCCCGGGAGAACATGCGGGTGAGCCGGGACGTGACGATCGAGGTGCACGCCGCCGACGACCTCGGCTTCCTGCTCGGCTGGCCGGGTGGGTTGCGGCTGGCGGTGGACAACCTGGTGCGCAACGCGATCACCCACGGCCGGGCCACCCGCATCGTGCTCGCCGCCCACCGCCGGGAGAACCTGATGACGATCGTCGTCGACGACAACGGCCGCGGCCTGCCCGTCGACGAGCACCTGACCGTGCTGGGCCGGTTCTCGCGCGGCAGCAACGCCGCCCCGGGCGGGTCGGGGCTGGGGCTCGCGCTGGTCGCGCAGCAGGCGGCCCTGCACGGCGGCACGATCGAGTTGTCCGACGGTCCGCTCGGGGGTCTACGTGCCACCCTGACCGTCTCGACAGCGCCTGCGCCGCAAGAGGATTCAGACGAATGA